The DNA window AAAGCAGGCTTGCCTGAGCCTGTGCTTGAAGAATATGCCGGTGGTATACAGGTAACATTCTTGAAAAACAGCACAGAAACTGAAGGGAAAAGTGTGGAGAAAAGTGTGGAGAAAATAGTTGCTTTGATTTTAAACAATCCTTCTATTACCCAAAAAGAAATGGCAAAACAAACAGGATTATCAAGACGTGGGGTAGAAAAAAACATTGGCATTTTGAAAAAGAAGGGTGTAATCACACGCATCGGCCCTGCTAAAGGAGGCCACTGGCAAATAATTGACAGGCAAAAGGAATAACACGCATCCCGCGGATTCCCCGCCCTCGCCGGATGCAACGAAACCAACGTCAAACACCAAACATTTACACTGAGCCTTCGGCGTGAGACTTCGGCGTGAGACTTCGGCGTGAGCGCTCAGTCGAACGCTCAGTCGAACGCTCAGTCGAACGATTGCCGAAGTGCCAAACAACAAACAACGAACAACAAATTGAGCGAAGCGAAATCCCGAGAGTGAAGCGATTCGGGACACTGAACACCAAACATAAAACCTGAAAAAATACAAACCCGGACTTTACAACTTGTAAATGTTCCTTTATGCCTTTAAATTACTAAACCTCGAAACACTAAACTTCTCAACTTCCAAAACCTTCAACTCTTCAAACAAAAAATACAAAAACCGAAATTTACAATTCTAATAATAAATATTCAAAGCAATGAAAGTCTTAATACTTGCAGGAGGAATGGGAACTCGATTATCTGAAGAAACCATTCTAAAACCAAAACCTATGGTTGAAATTGGTGGGAAACCCATTCTATGGCATATTATGAAATCATACTCATTTTATGGATTCAATGAATTTATTATACTCTGTGGTTACAAAGGCTATATGATTAAAGAATACTTTGCAAATTATTTTCTGCATATGGCTGATTTTACGATTGATATGGCTAATAACAGCATTACAAATCATAATTGCTATGCTGAGCCATGGAAGGTTACGCTGATTGATACTGGGCTTGAAACCATGACAGGCAGTAGAATCAAAAAGGTGAGGGCTTACATAGGGAATGAACCTTTCTTGCTTACTTACGGAGATGGGGTGTCTGATGTGAATATCAATGTGTTGATAAAATACCACAAAGAGCATGGGAAAGCGATAACCATAACCTCTGTACAACCTGAAGGGCGATATGGATCATTAGTAGTAAATCAGGAAAATAGAGTTTTGTCGTTTCAAGAAAAGCCAAAAGGAGATGGCGCTTGGGTTAATGCCGGTTTTTTCGTTTGTCAACCTGAAGTGTTTGATTACATACCTGATGGTGAAACGATAATTTTTGAAAGAGAACCCTTGGAAGGACTTGCAAAAGACGGAGAACTTTTTACCTACAAACATGAAGGCTTTTGGAAACCAATGGATACCCAACGTGATAAAGGTCAGTTAGAGATATTAATTGAAAAAAATAAAGCGCCATGGATAAAATGGTAAAGGAAAACATTTTCAGCGAAAGTTTTCTTGGACGCAAGGTTCTGATAACAGGACATACTGGTTTTAAAGGTTCTTGGCTTGCACTTCTATTGGATAAATTTGGTGCAAAGGTTTATGGATATGCGCTTGAGCCTCCAACAAATCCAAATTTATTTGAAGCAGCACGAATTAATGAGTTAATAACTTCTTACATTGCTGATATTCGCGATTTTAAAAAATTGAACGATGTAATTAAGGAGGTCAACCCCGATCTAATTTTCCACATGGCTGCACAGGCTATTGTCAGGGAGTCTTATAAGAATCCTGTGGACACCTATTCTACTAATGTAATGGGTACAGTAAACCTCTTTGAAGCAATAAGGCAGAATCCAGGAAA is part of the Bacteroidales bacterium genome and encodes:
- the rfbF gene encoding glucose-1-phosphate cytidylyltransferase, which codes for MKVLILAGGMGTRLSEETILKPKPMVEIGGKPILWHIMKSYSFYGFNEFIILCGYKGYMIKEYFANYFLHMADFTIDMANNSITNHNCYAEPWKVTLIDTGLETMTGSRIKKVRAYIGNEPFLLTYGDGVSDVNINVLIKYHKEHGKAITITSVQPEGRYGSLVVNQENRVLSFQEKPKGDGAWVNAGFFVCQPEVFDYIPDGETIIFEREPLEGLAKDGELFTYKHEGFWKPMDTQRDKGQLEILIEKNKAPWIKW